Proteins encoded in a region of the Tepidisphaeraceae bacterium genome:
- the ruvX gene encoding Holliday junction resolvase RuvX — MRTLGIDLGTRRVGLAMSDEGGRFATPYDVLQVNGTEAAIAPIATLVRNEGVTRVVVGLPLNMDDSVGPAARAAVAWGEQLTTAANVPVLYVDERLSSFAAEQSLNARRRGGEKLTHGRKKQQLDALAAADFLQAFLDGRLPAIDVSV; from the coding sequence ATGCGAACCCTCGGCATCGATCTCGGCACGCGGCGCGTCGGCCTGGCGATGAGCGACGAAGGCGGGCGGTTTGCCACGCCGTACGACGTGTTGCAGGTGAACGGAACCGAGGCGGCCATTGCGCCGATCGCAACGCTGGTGCGCAACGAGGGGGTTACGCGCGTGGTGGTCGGCTTGCCGCTGAACATGGACGACAGCGTCGGTCCCGCCGCCAGGGCTGCGGTGGCGTGGGGCGAGCAGCTGACGACCGCGGCGAACGTGCCGGTGCTGTACGTCGACGAACGGCTCAGTTCCTTCGCGGCTGAACAATCCCTCAACGCCCGCCGCCGAGGTGGTGAGAAGCTGACGCACGGCCGAAAGAAGCAACAGCTCGACGCGCTGGCCGCCGCGGATTTTCTCCAAGCCTTCCTCGATGGCCGCCTCCCCGCGATCGACGTCTCGGTTTGA
- a CDS encoding Gfo/Idh/MocA family oxidoreductase codes for MNIAIIGCGLIGNKRAKALPKDDVLIAAADVNTARAQQFAASYPSCKHVSTDWQAIVTRDDVDAVVVATTNDQLAPVTLAAIEAGKHVLVEKPAARSAAEIAPLLPAATKHKVAVKVGFNHRCHPALLKAREIVDSGALGPMMFVRGRYGHGGRLGMEKEWRGNPEIAGGGEMLDQGVHLIDLARWFLGDFTDVSGHVGTFFWNWPVEDNGFALLKTADAKVAWLHASCSEWKNLFSLEIYGRDGKLAIDGLGGSYGLERLAFYKMLPQMGPPETTIWEYPGEDRSWQVEWSQFKEAAFARTAPDSGNLNDAYATLKIIDQLYGRN; via the coding sequence ATGAACATCGCCATCATTGGTTGCGGGCTGATCGGGAACAAGCGGGCCAAGGCCCTGCCGAAGGACGACGTTCTCATCGCCGCGGCAGACGTGAACACGGCCCGGGCGCAGCAGTTTGCGGCCAGCTACCCGAGTTGCAAGCACGTCTCGACCGACTGGCAGGCGATCGTCACGCGCGACGACGTCGACGCCGTTGTCGTCGCCACAACGAACGACCAGCTTGCTCCGGTGACGCTGGCGGCCATCGAAGCGGGTAAGCACGTGCTGGTGGAAAAGCCCGCCGCCCGTAGCGCCGCCGAGATCGCCCCCCTGCTGCCCGCGGCAACGAAACACAAGGTCGCGGTGAAGGTGGGGTTCAACCATCGCTGTCACCCGGCGTTGCTGAAGGCCCGCGAGATCGTCGACAGTGGCGCGCTCGGTCCCATGATGTTCGTCCGCGGCCGCTACGGACATGGCGGGCGGTTAGGCATGGAAAAGGAATGGCGCGGCAACCCCGAAATCGCCGGCGGTGGTGAAATGCTGGACCAGGGCGTCCACCTGATCGACCTCGCCCGCTGGTTCCTCGGCGACTTCACCGACGTCAGTGGTCACGTCGGCACGTTCTTCTGGAACTGGCCCGTTGAAGACAACGGCTTCGCCCTCCTGAAAACCGCCGATGCCAAGGTCGCCTGGCTGCACGCCAGTTGCAGCGAGTGGAAGAACCTATTCAGCCTCGAAATCTACGGCCGCGACGGCAAGCTCGCGATCGACGGCCTCGGTGGCAGTTATGGATTAGAGCGCCTCGCGTTCTACAAAATGCTGCCCCAAATGGGCCCGCCGGAGACGACGATCTGGGAGTATCCCGGTGAAGACAGGAGCTGGCAGGTCGAGTGGAGCCAGTTCAAGGAAGCGGCCTTCGCTCGCACCGCGCCTGACAGCGGCAACCTGAACGACGCCTACGCGACGCTGAAGATCATCGATCAACTCTACGGGCGAAACTGA
- a CDS encoding gluconate 2-dehydrogenase subunit 3 family protein gives MLNPQQLSTLLAAMDRVIPSDEFPSASQAGGMTFIDRLFRTDLAHRTPELAALLDQIDAAAKSQHDRSFADLAEAQQDAALTAVEDSPSRKAFAWLVDIINEGYYADPANGGNADAVSWKMIGYAPRVPGYDGSQQVLGDTAHPRSLGESAR, from the coding sequence ATGCTCAATCCCCAACAGCTATCCACCTTGCTTGCGGCGATGGACCGCGTCATTCCATCGGATGAGTTCCCATCCGCCTCCCAAGCGGGCGGGATGACCTTCATCGATCGGCTGTTCCGCACCGACCTCGCGCACCGCACCCCTGAACTGGCTGCGCTGCTCGATCAGATCGATGCCGCGGCTAAATCGCAGCACGATCGCAGCTTCGCCGACCTCGCCGAAGCGCAACAGGACGCCGCGCTAACCGCGGTCGAAGATTCACCGTCGCGCAAGGCATTCGCGTGGCTGGTGGACATCATCAACGAAGGCTACTACGCCGACCCCGCCAACGGTGGCAACGCCGATGCGGTATCCTGGAAAATGATCGGCTACGCGCCGCGCGTGCCGGGCTACGACGGTTCGCAGCAGGTGCTGGGCGACACCGCTCATCCGCGATCATTAGGGGAGAGCGCACGATGA
- a CDS encoding GMC family oxidoreductase encodes MSEYDTIVIGAGGAGGIVAGRLAEMGRTVLLLERGQQMAVGDVSRDHLRNHRLPVYGHNTGPDLDRNPRVLIDAHGQRHELRPHQGDYHNNAMVVGGGTLVYGAQSWRFMPQDFRMASLYGVPEGSSLADWPITYDDLEPYYTQAEWELGVGGDGDAMVRHGPRSKPFPLPPHDETLQRRVLRRGAEKLGLATQPVPLLINFQPYNGRGACVRCGMCVGFSCPTDAKTGSQNTLLPRGLATGRLTLLTGAQVERIETDAHGRATGVWYFRDGRRTFAGAKVIVSSAGAIESARLLLNSAADHAPRGLGNHSDHVGRHLQGHYYPGAHALFDEITHDGIGPGPAIATCNYNHGNKGIVGGGMLANEFIKLPVIFNKWSWPPGVPRWGLTAKQFMRDAYRRTVHVQGPVQEIPHPDGRVTLDPQVRDAVGMPVVRLSGTTHPETVRTSQFMRQRAVDWLTASGAKQVWSASPGLRLGGGQHQSGTCRMSDDPAHGVTDRYGKVHGTDNVYVCDGSLHVTNGGFNPVLTLMALAFRNAEWIGKQM; translated from the coding sequence ATGAGCGAGTACGACACGATCGTAATTGGCGCCGGTGGTGCCGGCGGCATCGTCGCCGGGCGATTGGCCGAGATGGGCAGGACCGTCCTCCTGCTGGAACGCGGCCAGCAGATGGCCGTCGGTGATGTATCTCGCGACCACCTGCGCAACCACCGGCTGCCCGTGTACGGTCACAACACCGGCCCCGACTTGGACCGCAACCCGCGCGTGCTGATCGACGCCCACGGCCAGCGCCACGAGCTGCGCCCGCACCAAGGGGACTATCACAACAACGCCATGGTGGTGGGTGGCGGCACGCTCGTGTACGGCGCGCAGTCGTGGCGTTTCATGCCGCAGGACTTCCGCATGGCCAGCCTGTACGGCGTGCCGGAGGGGTCGTCGCTGGCGGATTGGCCGATCACGTACGACGACCTCGAGCCTTACTACACGCAGGCCGAGTGGGAACTGGGCGTGGGTGGCGACGGCGACGCGATGGTCCGCCACGGCCCGCGTTCCAAGCCGTTTCCCCTGCCGCCCCATGACGAGACGCTTCAGCGGCGCGTGCTGCGCCGGGGTGCTGAAAAGCTCGGGCTGGCGACGCAACCCGTGCCGCTGCTCATCAACTTCCAACCGTACAACGGCCGCGGCGCGTGCGTGCGCTGCGGCATGTGCGTGGGCTTCTCCTGCCCCACCGATGCCAAGACCGGCTCGCAGAACACCCTGCTGCCGCGCGGGCTGGCCACCGGGCGGCTGACGCTGCTGACCGGCGCGCAGGTCGAGCGCATCGAAACCGACGCCCACGGCCGCGCCACCGGTGTGTGGTACTTTCGCGACGGTCGCCGAACGTTTGCCGGCGCCAAGGTGATCGTTAGCAGCGCCGGCGCGATCGAGTCGGCCCGCCTGCTGCTCAACAGCGCCGCCGACCACGCCCCGCGCGGCCTGGGCAACCACTCCGACCACGTCGGCCGACATTTGCAGGGACACTACTACCCCGGCGCGCACGCTTTGTTCGACGAGATCACCCACGACGGCATCGGCCCGGGTCCGGCGATCGCCACTTGCAACTACAACCACGGCAACAAGGGCATCGTGGGCGGCGGCATGCTGGCCAACGAGTTCATCAAGCTGCCCGTGATTTTTAACAAGTGGAGCTGGCCACCGGGCGTGCCGCGCTGGGGCCTGACCGCCAAGCAATTCATGCGCGACGCCTACCGGCGGACGGTTCACGTGCAGGGCCCGGTGCAGGAGATCCCGCACCCCGACGGCCGGGTGACGCTCGACCCACAGGTGCGCGACGCCGTCGGCATGCCCGTCGTGCGCCTCTCCGGCACCACGCATCCCGAAACGGTGCGCACGTCGCAGTTCATGCGCCAGCGCGCCGTCGACTGGCTGACCGCCAGCGGCGCCAAGCAGGTCTGGAGCGCGTCGCCCGGCCTCAGGCTCGGCGGTGGCCAGCACCAGTCGGGCACCTGCCGCATGAGCGACGACCCGGCCCACGGCGTCACCGACCGCTACGGTAAGGTCCACGGCACCGACAACGTCTACGTCTGCGACGGCAGCCTCCACGTCACCAACGGCGGCTTCAACCCGGTGCTGACGCTTATGGCGTTAGCGTTCCGCAATGCGGAGTGGATCGGGAAGCAGATGTAA
- a CDS encoding Gfo/Idh/MocA family oxidoreductase, translated as MSQLRIAIFGAGLLGRERLKAVRTLQKRGRDVVVSGVFDPHLGDVAKFKADFDVPLYKDEAQLLADKPDWIVVATPHDSAPGIAIAAMERGCKVLLEKPMGRGLSEAQTILANEKFPGQLWVGFNYRFFEGLAAALRDLRAGAFGKLISINMLLGHGHQPGAEKSWKLDPIAAGGGCLIDPGIHLLDLCHYFAGPNVTAIGGRAWSGYWNTGIEEECNLLLDGGEGVTINLQVSIVRWRSAMRIELHGTEGYAIITGKNRSFGPQKYVRGKRWGWLGGGTQADSEQTVIETTGEDVFADELDAMLFPDPSRLAQPCDAQQGLASMQLLADCRRVMGLNDGVA; from the coding sequence ATGTCGCAATTGAGAATCGCCATCTTCGGTGCGGGCCTGTTGGGTCGCGAGCGGCTCAAGGCCGTGCGCACGCTGCAGAAGCGCGGCCGTGACGTCGTGGTCAGTGGGGTGTTCGACCCGCACCTCGGCGACGTCGCCAAGTTCAAGGCCGACTTCGACGTGCCGCTGTACAAGGATGAAGCCCAACTGCTGGCCGACAAGCCCGACTGGATCGTCGTAGCCACGCCGCACGACAGCGCCCCGGGCATTGCGATCGCCGCGATGGAGCGCGGGTGCAAGGTCTTGCTCGAAAAGCCGATGGGCCGTGGGCTGAGCGAGGCGCAGACGATCCTGGCGAACGAAAAGTTCCCCGGCCAGCTTTGGGTCGGCTTCAACTACCGCTTCTTCGAAGGCTTGGCCGCGGCGCTGCGCGATTTGCGGGCGGGCGCGTTCGGCAAGCTGATCTCGATCAACATGCTGCTGGGCCACGGTCACCAACCCGGGGCCGAGAAAAGCTGGAAGCTGGACCCGATCGCAGCGGGCGGTGGCTGCCTGATTGACCCCGGCATTCACCTGCTGGACCTCTGCCACTACTTCGCCGGGCCAAACGTGACCGCGATCGGTGGCCGGGCCTGGAGCGGGTATTGGAACACCGGCATTGAAGAAGAATGCAACCTGCTGCTGGACGGCGGCGAGGGCGTGACGATCAACCTGCAGGTGTCGATCGTCCGCTGGCGCAGCGCGATGCGCATCGAGCTGCACGGCACCGAGGGCTACGCGATCATCACCGGTAAGAACCGCAGCTTCGGCCCGCAGAAGTACGTGCGCGGCAAGCGCTGGGGCTGGCTGGGTGGCGGCACGCAGGCCGATTCGGAACAGACCGTCATCGAGACCACCGGCGAGGACGTGTTCGCCGACGAACTGGACGCCATGCTGTTCCCCGACCCCAGCCGTCTGGCCCAACCGTGCGATGCGCAGCAAGGCCTGGCCAGCATGCAACTGCTGGCCGACTGTCGCCGCGTGATGGGCCTGAACGATGGTGTTGCCTGA
- a CDS encoding AraC family transcriptional regulator, with protein sequence MGMRIFGKYAVVYLLAGQGYYSEANGPRIPVRAGDLIFVYPEVAHTYGPPADGTWEEFYVVFDGPVFDAWRAAGLIGAEGPIVHLEPVEYWLRRFITAAGEPTGGDLAAGLESLCRMQQLLADIATASRQGEGGQAWLSAAKGLIDAIPLDSPASLNTVSRQLGMPFDTFRKRFAKLSGMTPSRYRTTRAIDAAANMLVDPRLTLATVAERCGFCDAFHFSKRFKQIVGVSPAEFRRRSSGR encoded by the coding sequence ATGGGCATGCGGATTTTCGGCAAATACGCGGTCGTTTACCTGCTGGCGGGGCAGGGGTACTACAGCGAGGCCAACGGGCCCCGCATTCCCGTGCGGGCGGGGGATCTGATCTTCGTGTACCCAGAGGTGGCGCACACGTATGGCCCGCCGGCGGATGGGACGTGGGAGGAGTTCTACGTCGTCTTCGACGGCCCCGTGTTCGATGCGTGGCGGGCCGCGGGATTGATTGGCGCCGAGGGGCCGATCGTTCACCTCGAACCGGTCGAATATTGGCTGCGCCGCTTCATCACCGCGGCCGGTGAGCCGACCGGTGGCGATCTGGCGGCGGGGTTGGAATCGCTGTGCCGCATGCAGCAGTTGCTCGCAGACATCGCGACGGCATCACGGCAAGGGGAAGGGGGGCAGGCGTGGTTGTCGGCGGCCAAGGGATTGATCGACGCGATACCGCTGGACAGCCCGGCGTCGCTCAACACCGTCTCGCGGCAGTTGGGGATGCCGTTCGACACCTTTCGCAAGCGGTTTGCCAAACTGTCGGGCATGACGCCCAGCCGCTACCGCACCACCCGCGCGATCGACGCAGCCGCCAACATGTTAGTCGACCCGCGCCTCACGCTGGCCACGGTGGCCGAGCGTTGCGGCTTTTGCGACGCGTTTCACTTTTCCAAGCGATTCAAGCAGATCGTCGGCGTCTCGCCGGCCGAGTTCCGCCGGCGGTCGAGTGGAAGGTGA
- a CDS encoding class I SAM-dependent methyltransferase, producing the protein MQNLTWTSSPDSIACQDGNGATVYRDSQDHWTNAVCRLLGLSDAEGRQWVETVAAVARQQHATPFDRLSIDAALAVLRQATHQYFSIPERTPALPPTPGPTGAKADLWYATTMREAPEFAVAGNAAHQHGWLIDTRATSERLTETVEYDQSYFEGETHGLGYGKYLEQQGWRLEKAARLIRQIDAACLYAGHTLPADKRAIDIGSGYGFFRKALGDAGWQHDGVELSAYACEVGRKLFGFDTYAGSAEAYLAEMNAAGRYHLAGLWDVIEHVPDPAETFRTIATLLAPGGLVAIRTPSIAAVELDVFGPAYHSLKKEHLNYFSPASLGRLLGEAGLSPLLITTQSHLLNGFFPGKVLTYDKVLKGSDIFAVARKV; encoded by the coding sequence ATGCAAAACCTGACCTGGACATCCTCCCCCGACTCAATCGCCTGCCAGGATGGCAACGGCGCCACGGTTTACCGCGACTCGCAGGACCACTGGACGAACGCCGTCTGCCGGCTGCTGGGCCTCTCGGACGCCGAGGGCCGCCAATGGGTGGAAACCGTCGCGGCGGTCGCGCGGCAGCAGCATGCGACGCCGTTCGACCGCCTGTCGATCGACGCCGCCTTGGCCGTGCTACGACAGGCAACCCACCAGTACTTTTCGATTCCCGAACGCACGCCCGCGCTGCCCCCCACGCCGGGCCCAACCGGTGCCAAGGCCGACCTCTGGTACGCCACCACGATGCGCGAGGCCCCCGAGTTTGCCGTCGCGGGCAACGCTGCGCATCAGCATGGCTGGCTGATCGACACTCGGGCCACCAGCGAACGGTTGACCGAAACGGTCGAGTACGACCAATCCTATTTCGAAGGTGAGACACACGGCCTGGGTTACGGCAAGTACCTCGAACAGCAGGGCTGGCGGCTGGAGAAGGCCGCGCGGCTCATCCGGCAGATCGACGCCGCCTGCTTATACGCCGGTCACACGCTACCGGCCGACAAGCGCGCGATCGACATCGGCAGTGGCTACGGCTTCTTCCGCAAGGCGCTCGGCGATGCCGGCTGGCAGCACGATGGCGTCGAGCTGTCCGCTTACGCCTGCGAGGTCGGCAGAAAGCTCTTCGGCTTCGACACCTACGCCGGCAGCGCCGAGGCCTACTTAGCCGAAATGAACGCCGCCGGGCGGTATCACCTGGCCGGCCTGTGGGATGTGATCGAGCACGTCCCCGACCCCGCCGAGACGTTCCGCACGATCGCGACGCTGCTGGCGCCCGGCGGCCTGGTCGCCATCCGCACGCCGAGCATCGCCGCGGTGGAACTGGACGTCTTTGGGCCGGCGTATCACTCGCTGAAGAAGGAACACTTGAACTACTTCTCGCCGGCCAGCCTAGGGCGGCTCCTGGGCGAGGCGGGACTGTCGCCGCTGTTGATCACAACGCAATCTCACCTGCTGAACGGGTTCTTCCCGGGCAAGGTGCTGACGTACGACAAGGTGTTGAAGGGTTCGGATATCTTCGCGGTGGCGAGGAAGGTTTGA
- a CDS encoding phytanoyl-CoA dioxygenase family protein: MSASTMTLPRLTMMGEEIEAVENLDDCTPLLNDPDALRQQMATNGYVYLPGYLGRDRVKAARRVFIDELQRRGMLHPDRDPMDGFYNPAAGAPGFAGGRLETLFPDPQPIHDALYTGPMMAFFRTLFGDGIDVRHYDYTWTRQVNPGPATPLHSDVVYMGRGTHELYTAWTPMGDNSFDLGGLILLEGSNNHAGLAKSYWRSDVDSFCSNKADKRDGWAKANGMGGSLRGSANQIRRSLGGKRWVTADYRMGDVVLFSVYTVHGGTDNRSDRLRLSTDTRYQRADQPADERWIGEQPAAHGPNAKRGLIC, from the coding sequence ATGTCCGCTTCAACCATGACGCTGCCACGACTGACGATGATGGGCGAGGAGATCGAGGCCGTTGAAAACCTCGACGATTGCACGCCTCTGCTGAACGACCCCGACGCCTTGCGCCAGCAGATGGCGACGAACGGGTACGTCTACCTCCCCGGCTACCTCGGTCGCGATCGCGTGAAGGCGGCCCGGCGCGTGTTTATCGATGAACTGCAGCGCCGTGGCATGTTGCATCCCGACCGCGACCCGATGGACGGCTTTTACAACCCCGCCGCTGGCGCGCCCGGCTTTGCCGGTGGCCGGTTGGAGACGTTGTTCCCCGATCCACAGCCGATTCACGACGCGCTCTACACCGGCCCGATGATGGCCTTCTTCCGCACGCTCTTCGGTGACGGCATCGACGTACGCCACTACGACTACACCTGGACGCGCCAGGTGAACCCCGGCCCAGCCACGCCGCTCCACTCCGACGTCGTCTACATGGGCCGTGGCACGCATGAGCTGTACACCGCTTGGACGCCGATGGGCGACAACAGCTTCGACCTTGGCGGTTTGATCCTGCTTGAGGGGTCGAATAACCACGCCGGTCTGGCCAAGTCGTACTGGCGGTCGGACGTCGACTCCTTCTGCAGCAACAAAGCCGACAAACGCGACGGTTGGGCCAAGGCCAACGGTATGGGCGGCAGCCTGCGCGGTTCCGCCAACCAGATCCGCCGCAGCTTGGGCGGCAAGCGTTGGGTGACGGCCGACTATCGCATGGGCGACGTGGTGCTCTTCAGCGTCTACACCGTACACGGCGGCACCGACAACCGCAGCGACCGCCTCCGCCTCTCGACCGACACCCGCTATCAGCGCGCCGACCAGCCCGCTGACGAACGCTGGATCGGTGAACAGCCCGCGGCCCACGGCCCCAACGCCAAACGCGGCCTGATCTGCTGA
- a CDS encoding NAD-dependent epimerase/dehydratase family protein gives MRYFVTGGAGFIGSNLVDRLLAGGHSVTAYDNLVTGQLRFLDDAHKTGGDRFKLVEGDILDDARLAAAMAGHDFVFHLAANADVRFGTDHPRKDLEQNTIATYNVLESMRHAKISQIAFSSTGSIYGESPVIPTPEDAPFPIQTSLYGASKLAGEGLIAAYCSGFNFRAFIFRFVSILGERYTHGHVFDFYDQLAQHPGHIRVLGNGLQRKSYLYVQDCIDAIFTVIERSTEAVNIYNLGTDQYCQVNDSLGWICRTMDVQPERQYTGGDRGWIGDNPFIFLDTKKVRSLGWQPKLSIEQGVVRTVEYLAANPWVFEARS, from the coding sequence ATGCGTTATTTCGTCACCGGCGGCGCCGGGTTTATCGGTAGCAACCTGGTCGATCGCCTGCTGGCGGGCGGGCACAGCGTCACCGCGTACGACAACCTCGTCACCGGGCAGCTTCGTTTCCTGGACGACGCCCACAAGACCGGTGGCGACCGCTTCAAGCTCGTCGAAGGCGACATCCTCGACGACGCCCGACTCGCCGCTGCCATGGCCGGCCACGACTTCGTCTTCCACCTGGCCGCCAACGCCGACGTGCGCTTCGGCACCGACCACCCGCGCAAGGACCTCGAGCAGAACACGATCGCGACCTACAACGTGCTGGAATCGATGCGGCACGCGAAGATCAGCCAGATCGCGTTCTCGTCCACCGGCAGCATCTACGGTGAAAGCCCGGTCATCCCGACGCCGGAGGATGCGCCGTTTCCCATCCAGACGAGCCTGTACGGCGCCAGCAAGCTGGCCGGTGAAGGTTTGATCGCCGCCTACTGCAGCGGGTTTAACTTCCGCGCGTTCATCTTCCGCTTCGTCTCCATACTCGGCGAACGCTACACGCACGGTCACGTGTTCGACTTTTACGATCAGCTGGCGCAACACCCCGGCCACATCCGCGTGCTGGGCAACGGCCTGCAGCGCAAGAGCTACCTCTACGTGCAGGACTGCATCGACGCGATCTTCACCGTCATCGAACGCTCGACCGAGGCGGTGAACATCTACAACCTGGGCACCGACCAATACTGCCAGGTAAACGATTCGCTCGGCTGGATCTGCCGCACGATGGACGTGCAACCCGAACGCCAGTACACCGGCGGCGACCGCGGGTGGATCGGGGACAACCCGTTCATCTTCCTGGACACGAAAAAGGTCCGCTCGCTCGGCTGGCAGCCAAAGCTGTCGATCGAGCAAGGCGTTGTGCGGACCGTCGAATACCTCGCGGCCAACCCGTGGGTGTTCGAAGCACGCAGCTAG
- the moaC gene encoding cyclic pyranopterin monophosphate synthase MoaC — MSNSDLTHLDPAGNARMVDVSSKSATARQAIAEGYIEMNQQTLAAIAEGTVPKGEVLGVARLAGIMAAKRTGDLIPLCHPLPIESVEVDFDVPALEPDEGSQTVRLYAKAITRIVAKTGVEMEALTAVSVALLTVYDMCKAIDKTMVIGGIKVLKKTGGKSDIG, encoded by the coding sequence ATGTCCAACTCTGACCTCACCCACCTCGACCCCGCCGGCAACGCGCGAATGGTCGACGTTTCCAGCAAGTCCGCCACGGCCCGCCAGGCGATAGCCGAGGGGTACATCGAGATGAACCAGCAGACGCTGGCCGCGATCGCCGAGGGCACCGTGCCCAAGGGCGAGGTGCTGGGCGTCGCGCGACTGGCGGGCATCATGGCCGCCAAACGCACTGGCGACCTGATCCCGCTGTGCCACCCACTGCCGATCGAGAGCGTCGAAGTCGACTTCGACGTGCCGGCGCTGGAACCCGACGAGGGCAGCCAGACCGTCCGCCTGTACGCCAAGGCCATCACCCGCATCGTCGCCAAGACCGGCGTCGAGATGGAAGCCCTCACCGCCGTCTCGGTCGCGTTGCTGACCGTCTACGACATGTGCAAGGCAATCGACAAAACCATGGTCATCGGCGGCATCAAGGTTCTGAAGAAGACGGGCGGGAAGTCGGACATCGGGTGA
- a CDS encoding SDR family oxidoreductase, with protein MPADYAKQIALVTGASRGLGREITKHLATAGFTVAAVARDAAALDETVTYAGGNVKPFAADLANLDSLPNLITTITRDLGPINVLVNNAAIQGPMGLFDELDFTQWRAVFDANLFAPMRLCQLVLPAMRQRKAGKIINLSGGGATAPRPHVTAYAGSKCAMARLTETLATEYREFNVDINAVAPGAMNTRMLQETLAAQLPLEHAKAIQQQQTGGAPPEKAAELIAWLASPTSNGITGRLISAVWDGWRDLPSHRDDLEKFADLYTLRRVIPKDRGLSWE; from the coding sequence GTGCCTGCCGACTACGCAAAACAAATCGCCCTCGTCACCGGCGCCTCGCGCGGCCTCGGCCGCGAGATCACGAAACACCTCGCCACCGCCGGCTTCACCGTCGCCGCGGTCGCGCGCGACGCGGCCGCGCTAGATGAAACCGTCACCTACGCCGGCGGCAACGTCAAACCCTTCGCTGCGGACCTGGCGAACCTTGATTCGCTTCCCAACCTCATCACGACCATCACCCGCGACCTCGGCCCGATCAACGTGCTGGTAAACAACGCCGCCATCCAGGGCCCCATGGGCCTGTTCGACGAGTTGGACTTCACCCAATGGCGGGCCGTGTTCGACGCCAACCTGTTTGCCCCGATGCGCCTCTGCCAGCTCGTGCTGCCCGCGATGCGCCAGCGCAAGGCCGGCAAGATCATCAACCTGTCCGGTGGTGGCGCCACCGCGCCGCGGCCGCACGTGACGGCGTACGCCGGCAGCAAGTGCGCCATGGCGCGGCTCACCGAAACGCTGGCGACCGAGTACCGCGAGTTTAACGTCGACATCAACGCTGTTGCGCCCGGCGCGATGAACACGCGCATGCTGCAGGAAACCCTCGCCGCCCAACTGCCGCTCGAACACGCCAAGGCGATCCAGCAACAACAGACCGGTGGCGCCCCACCCGAAAAGGCCGCCGAGCTGATCGCCTGGCTCGCGTCGCCCACCAGTAATGGCATCACCGGCCGGCTCATCAGCGCCGTGTGGGACGGCTGGCGCGACCTGCCATCCCATCGCGACGATCTGGAGAAGTTCGCCGACCTCTACACGCTGCGGCGGGTGATTCCGAAGGACCGTGGGTTGAGCTGGGAGTAG